A genomic window from Acinetobacter lwoffii includes:
- a CDS encoding branched-chain amino acid transaminase: MNLADRDGFIWQDGQLVDWREAKTHVLTHTLHYSMGVFEGVRAYETPNGTAIFRLKEHTKRLLNSAKIYQMKVPFDQAALEQAQIDVVRENKLASCYLRPIIFIGSEKLGIAATDNTIHAVVAAWSWGAYLGEEAMAKGIRVKTSSFTHHHPNVTMCKAKASGNYTLSILAHQEVAHSGYDEAMLLDPQGYVCQGSGENVFLVRDGVIHTPDIAGGALDGITRQTIITIAKDLGYDVIERRITRDEFYIADEAFFTGTAAEVTPIREYDDRQIGEGVRGPITTQIQKAYFDAVQGKDPKYAHWLTYVK; the protein is encoded by the coding sequence ATGAATTTGGCTGATCGTGATGGTTTCATTTGGCAAGATGGACAACTAGTTGACTGGCGTGAGGCAAAAACTCACGTATTAACACATACTTTGCATTACAGCATGGGTGTGTTTGAAGGTGTCCGAGCTTATGAAACCCCGAATGGAACGGCTATTTTCCGTCTAAAAGAACATACCAAGCGTTTGTTGAATTCTGCAAAAATTTATCAAATGAAAGTTCCATTTGATCAAGCAGCATTAGAACAGGCTCAAATTGATGTTGTTCGTGAAAACAAATTAGCGTCTTGCTATTTACGTCCAATTATTTTTATTGGTTCTGAAAAACTCGGTATCGCTGCAACTGACAATACCATTCATGCCGTAGTTGCGGCATGGAGCTGGGGGGCGTACCTGGGCGAAGAAGCAATGGCGAAGGGTATTCGCGTAAAAACTTCTTCATTTACCCACCATCATCCGAACGTGACCATGTGTAAGGCCAAAGCATCAGGTAACTACACCTTGTCCATTCTTGCACATCAGGAAGTGGCGCATTCAGGTTATGACGAAGCAATGCTGCTCGACCCGCAAGGCTATGTATGCCAAGGTTCAGGTGAAAACGTATTCCTGGTGCGTGATGGCGTGATTCATACGCCTGATATCGCAGGCGGTGCATTGGATGGTATTACCCGTCAAACCATTATTACTATTGCTAAAGACCTGGGTTATGACGTAATTGAACGCCGTATTACCCGTGATGAGTTCTACATCGCAGATGAAGCATTCTTTACCGGTACTGCTGCAGAAGTCACACCAATCCGTGAATACGATGATCGTCAGATTGGTGAGGGTGTACGTGGTCCAATCACCACTCAAATCCAGAAAGCATACTTCGATGCAGTTCAGGGCAAAGACCCTAAATATGCACACTGGTTAACTTATGTGAAGTAA